Sequence from the Muntiacus reevesi chromosome 9, mMunRee1.1, whole genome shotgun sequence genome:
gacacaactaacacacatattatatataatatcaataataataatgactaataattcaaatgttttataattttacatttatttccatatctcttcagttcagttcagttgctcagttgtgtcagactcttcatggccccatggactgcagcacaccaagtttccttgtccatcaccaactcccagagtttgctcaaactcatgtccattgagtcggtgataccatccaaccatctcacccactgtcgttcccttcccttcctgccttcaatccttcccagcattagggtcttttccaatgagtcagttcttctcatcaggtgactaacgcatggagcttcagcttcagcatcagcccttccaatgaatattcaggactgatttcctttacaattgactggtttgatctccttgcagtccaagaaactctcgagtctcctccaacaccacagttcaaaaggatcaattcttcaatgctcagctttctttatggtccaactctcacatccttacatgactactggaaaaaccacagctttgactagacagacctttgtttgcaaagtaatgtctctgctttttaatgtactgtctaggttggtcatagattttcttccaaggagcaagcttcttataatttcatggctgcactcaccatctgaagtgattttggagtccaagaaaataaagtctatcattgtttccattgttttcccatctatgtgccaggaagtgatggggctggatgccatgatcttcattttttgaatgttgagttttaagccggtttttttcactctcttctttcatttccatcaagaggctctttagtttctctttgccttctgtcataagggtggtgtcatctgtatatctgaggctattgataattctcctggcagtGTCGATTCTAGtgtatgcttcatccagcctggcattttgaatgatgtactattcatgtaagttaaataagcagagtgataatatacagcttttacgtactcctttcccaatttggaaccagtccattgttccatgtctagttctaactgttgcttcttgacctgtatatagatttctcaggaggtaggtaaggtggcctggtattcctgactctttaaaaaattttccacagttttctgtgatccacacagtcaaacactttggtgtagtcagtatagcagaagtagacatttctctggaactcccttgctttttctatccaatggatgttgggaatttgatctctggttcctctgccttttctaatccagcttgaacacctggaaattcttggttcacatactgttgaagcctgacttggagaattttgagcattactttgctagtgcgtgagatgagtgcaattgttcagtggtttgaactttctttggcattgcctttctttgggattggaatgaaaactgatcttttccagtcttgtggccactgctgagttttccaaatttgctggcatattgagtgcagcaccttaacagcatcatctttcaggatttgaactagTTCAACtcgaattccttcacctccagtggctttgtttgtagtgatgcttcctaaggtccatttgatttcacattccaggatgtctggctctaggtgagtgatcacacccccACACCATATCTCTTACCAgctaataatttaaaacattgttaAAAGGATTTTTACAAATACCAAAAAAGATAGTGATGAGTTTAATCCATCATTGAATCCCTGAGAATTTCATGACAGAGAGCTCCATTAACTTTTTAAGTTATGAGTGCACATGgacatgttcagttgctcagtctttggactctttgcaaactaatggactgtagactgccaggctcctctgttcatgggattctccaagcaagaacactagagtgggttgccattcccttatccaggggatcttcccaacctagggattaaacccaggtctccccattgcaggcagattctttaccatcttagccaccaggtgACCCCAAGATATTAAGCCAATTAATTGATGGCATTAAGATAAATGCTAACtactcattcagcaaacatttactgttACTTTGTGGGTACTAGATAATGTAATGTGGATATAGTAATGGATACATTTTGGTTTGTGGCTTAAAGAAGTGTACAATTTGCAGGCAAGGACACATATAACTGTGACACaaagccattatttttttttttaattttattttattagttggaggccaattacttcacaacatttcagtgggttttgtcatacattgacacgaatcagccacagagttacacatattccccatcccgatccctcctcccacctccctctccacccgattcctctgggtcctcccagtgcaccaggcccaagcactcgtctcatgcatctcacctgggctagtgatctgtttcaccatagataatatacatgctgttcttttgaaacatcccaccctcaccttctcccacagagttcaaaagtctgttctgtacttctgtgtctctttttctgttttgcatatagggttatcattaccatctttctaaattccatatatatatgtgttagtatgctttaatgttctttatctttctggcttacttcactctgtataatgggctccagtttcatccatctcattagaactgattcaaatgaattctttttaatggctgagaaatattccatggtgtatatgtaccacagcttccttatccattcatctgatgatgggcatctaggctgcttccatgtcctgcctattataaacagtcAAAGCCATTATTATaataagagtattttaaaatCCTGGAGGAACACAGGGAAAGAGTAATTAGTTACATCCAGTTAGGTGTGGGAATGATCAGAAAAGGTTTTATTAGGAACTTGGCATTCAGCTTTgggttaaaaaataagtatttgtaTGGTTTACCTGTGTTTCACCTAAGGCATTTGATGAACTTTTTATGAGACCTTTGTTACTATTTTAAAGAGATGCATTCCAGATGAGAGTACATATAACTATGTTTATTTATACCCAACCATGTCCAAAATGATTTAAAGTCactgataaaaatataaagtagctTTGCTATTTGTTTAAAGAGTAGAGATTAAAAATTTGTTTCCAACCATTTGGGAATAAGCTTTAAGTTATGTGCCCTAGAGTCTTGGCTCTGTCCtaagaaatattttgattaaatatgTGAGTGAATCAGACACTTATGGCACACTAAGTAATGCAATGCTGTAATAATGGAGTAAAACTTTACAAGTGTCTTGTCAgtacacagcaaaaataaaaatgaacaaaacaaatataaCTTGGAAGATAAAATCTAATCTATCAgctaggaaacacacacacacacacacacacacacacacacacacacacagtccttatATAACTATTGGTTCACCTAGAGATCCAATAGTATCATCAACCTGCTTTGAAAAAAGTGAAACCTTAGGCTACATTAATTATTAAGCATTTAGAGTTAAGAACTCTGCTAGTGGCAAAAGATACAGTGGTGAATGAATACATTTGTCCTCATGATGTTAATAATTATATAACATAAAtagatgcacacatacacaattaTAAAGATGCTCTAATAGCAGTTTAAATCGTGTTAAAAGAGTAAAAGAATAATCCCTTGATCTGTCCAAGGGAGGACAGGGAAACTTCACACAGAAAATGATGTTTCCACTGAGACTTGAAGAATTAGCAGAAAGTTATACATAGTTGCAGGAAGAGGTTCCCAGAGTAGAGAGCCACAGGCAGAAAGGCAAGGAGAGGTGAGAGAAAACCATGTGTGCACAGAACAGAAAGTAATTTGGTGTGATTAGAGCATCAGCTCTGTAGGGGTTTTCAAACtggaaaaataagcagaaatcagagaaaaagaccTTTTAAGAATTTTACTTATTCCAAGAAGAGTAAGGAGTGACTGAAAGAGAGTTAGCAGGTAAATAAATTTGTTCGAGCTGCTGTCAGATCACATACAAGTCAAGAATGGATCGAAGAGAATGAGATAGAGTCGGGTTCCTATAAGAttctaggccaggggaaataagAGCCAGAACCTAAAGCCATGGTGATAGAGATGGAGAAGGTGATGTTGAATCAGtgtttaggaagaaaaataatcaagttTGGGGGATGAATGAAGAATTTTTAACCCAGTTCCTGGGGACACAGCCAGGTGGCATCATTTCCTGaaatgaggtagatgaaagtggggaggagggggtggcgaGGTTGGGCAGGAGGAAGATATGACTCACCAGTCTTTACATCTAAGGCTGTACTGTTGCTGTATGCTGTCTTTTGTGTCTAAATTCCTTATGAATGTGGCTCACTGTGCCTACCCACTGCCATATAGGTATTTCCCTAATTATTTTCATATCTTCTTCATTCTTCAATTAATAACAAATTACTGGGTATCTGCCTTGCATGGTGTTGGAATAAAAATTTGAATAACACAGTTTCTGCTCTCAAGGAATCTACCCCATAGACTATGAGATGGAGACATATATTCAGGATTATTCTAAGATAAGGACAGTGAAAGAGGTATTTCAGGTCTGCAGTGGTGCTAACACCATGAAATGTTCTGCCCTCCTAGAAGTAATCttgcttcttttctcctttgctaccATCCTATGCCTAGAGCTCCAGCTTAGTCTCACCCGTGagttcaaactcatttccattctCAGAGAGGGGGTGAAAGTGCCACCTAACAGGCAAGCCCATGGTTTGGAGTCAGATGCCAACACTTGCTGGCTGCCTAACTTTAGGAAAATTACTCCCTTCTCTGGTCCTCAGATTCCTTGGATGTAAAGTGAAACTAGTAATAGTTCCTACATCTTCTGGTAGTTGTGAAAAAACCATAACACTTGCAAAACACTCATAGTACTGTCTAGTATTGACTTGGTGCCCAATAAATGTTCACTTTtactatgaaaataaataagatttcaaAAAAGTTTCTATAAAGTAAGTGATGCCCAGCTTGAGAGATTTTAAATGAATAGGAATcaggaaaaagtttttaaaagactcTTTCTCCCTATTTTTGCTCTTTACCTCCCTCTTTGTTTCACCACCTTGACTTCATGTCTTGCACCTGCTCAGTACTCTACGCAAAAATCACCTTCTCAGTGAGACCTTCTGTGACACACCCCACAGCCTAAATCCTGTCTTCTCCACTGCTTTATTCTTCTCATCATCTAACATAATAAACATTCTATTCACATAACTTAATATAACACACATTTCCTGTTAAAAAGTGAGTTATATGAGGGTggagatttttgtttgctttttttactagtatattatttttcaatatttagagCACTCTCTGGGCACACTAAAGataatcaatatttatttaataaattatttttttctcttagcgATTGAAAATAAAAGGCTAGTAATTTGGGGCAATAGATTATATAAGAAGTAGATTTTAGAAGGTAGATCTAGCTTGAAATCATTATAATTATAATGAATAGCATTCACTGAGTGTGTGTTATAGGCCAGTCACCATGCTACGTGCTTTAGATTTAATCCTTCATTTAATTTTGTAGCCATCAAAAAAACTTTCAGAGTTCCAATTTTGAAGTTTAATTATTGATACAACGGTGAAACCGTCTGATTCTTTTTCACAGGATTTAACATTATTAGTCACACTTGCATACTGGATTTTGTCTTTATTAATGTGTAAAATTTGTTTCATGTTTCCTGAGAGTCAAGACACAAGATGACCAGTAGAAGCTAATGAAAGGGTTCATACATAACATACCTGGATGCTGCCTATGGTCTGACAGTATTTTGAGTCTATGTTCTCTTTGTCTGATCACATATAGCCACATGCAGGGTATTTAGTCCTGTGATTAAGATAAGCCACAGGTCCTATATTATTCATCTTGTTTAAACTACAATTGTCTGAGTTTAGAAATGATTACTCCAGTATACTGAACTCTTCCCAAGTATGAGCGGCTCCAAATTGGGACACATTCAGGTTTCCTCCTGAGGGATCATTGGTAATGGTAACTCACTTTCCTtgactttctccttccctctttcattTTGCAGAAAACATGCCCTCACCACCTTTCTGTACATTAAGACCCTTCTCTTCAGAAATGGTTGGCCTGGCTTCTATTTTGGCCCTACTGACTGTTGAAGAGAGATAGGATAGAAGCACAAAAATGAAGCTGTGACTTTGGCCATCCTCTATTGAGTAAAGAAAAGTCAGGACATGTATAGATATACATGGTATGCCTCAGttcagtctgaaaaaaaaattgttgatattcttagaaaaaaaaaaagtgaatcccATAGTCAGACTTGTTTTTAACATTGGAAAGTATAGCTGTTTAGGCTTCAACAATAATAACAAGAGGATGAAGAAAGAGGCCATGAGAATTTCCCTTTCTAAGGGTGTAATAGAGTCTAAATAGCATATGGAGACTGCCACCTTCCTGGAGTGTGACTGTCCAATGAAATCCTGAGCAGAGGAATGatgtggggaaactggacagttgTCAGTGAGTTTGTTCTTGTGAGCTTCTCATCCCTGTCCTCTCAGCTACAAGCTCtgttgtttctcctttttttgaCCATTTACCTTGTTACCCTGATGGGAAATGTCCTCATAATCCTGGTTACTACAGCTGACTCTGCCCTCCAAAGTCCTATGTACTTATTCCTCAGGAACTTGTCTTTCCTGGAGATAGGTTTCAACTTGGTTATTGTGCCCAAGATGCTGGGGACCCTGATCATCCAGAACACAACCATCTCCTTCCTTGGCTGTGCTACCCAGAtgtacttcttcttcttcttcggAGCTGCTGAGTGCTGCCTCCTGGCCACCATGGcgtatgaccgctacgtggccatctgtgaCCCTTTGCGCTATCCAGTCATCATGGGTCGCAGGGCCTGTGGCCAGCTGGCAGCTGCCTCCTGGTTCTCAGGATTCCCAGTGGCTACTGTGCAAACCACATGGATTTTCAGCTTCCCTTTTTGTGGCCCCAACAGGGtgaaccacttcttctgtgacagccCCCCTGTCATCACACTGGTCTGTGCTGATACCTCTCTGTTTGAACTGGAAGCTCTAACAGCTACTGTCCTATtcatcctcttccctttcttgTTGATCCTGGGATCCTATGTCCGCATCCTCTCCACTATCTTCAGGATGCCCTCAGCCGAGGGGAAGcgcaaggccttctccacctgctcctcccacctgcTGGTTGTCTCGCTCTTCTACAGCACTGCCATCCTCACATACTTTCGACCCCGGTCCAGCAACTCTCCTGAGAGCAAGAAGCTGTTGTCACTCTCCTACACCGTGGTGACTCCCATGTTGAACCCCATCATCTACAGCTTGAGGAATAGTGAAGTAAAGGCTGCACTAAGGCGGGCCATCCGCAGGACCTTGGGCTTTCAGAAACTATGACTGACTTAGATGGAAACTGAGGGGATGGAACACatagacaaaggaaagaaaagcaagttcCTCAAATACATCTTTGGTCTCTATTCTTTCCAAAAGCCACAGTATACACACTGGGACTTTGGACTTTCACTGGGATCCattaatgaatgaaagaacaTGAGTGATGCAATAAAGAACTTCAGTAGGCCCAGTATTCTCTGGGTCTAGGGTACCGATGTCTCTGAGGATGCTATATTAGTTTACACAGATTAGCAGTCTGATGGTTGACAACTTCATtactttttgtcatttcttttttgctttaattttcttgaacttCTTCatgtcattttataattttatgctttgttttcttctgtatgTCCAAAAACTCCACCAGTAACTTTCAAAGATCTTTCTGTTTAGGAGATAAATTAATGATAATTGTGATAATAAATAGTAGAGTTTGCTTAattctttcattcacttttttttcaaaacCTTTGGGTTTAGAATCTAACTTTCAAAAATTTAAGAACTCAAAATGTCAACAAATTTTTATTCAGCATATGTCAGACCTTATTTAGACCCTGAAGACACATGGGTGAATAAAACAAATTTCTTGCCtcatggaatttttattttagtgagaaagagagaaaataaaatggtgcTTTAAATCCTCCATTTGCTTGTAAAGTACCCATGTTTAGAAGGGTATGATTTGAGGACTTCCTCTGCTACCATAATTGGTCTGTGCCTCATTTGGGGAAAACTGATTCACTACATGGAAAACTGCCTTAATCTCAAACTATCCACCTTGGATATGGGAGTTACTTGACAGAAAGGGTGTAAAAGAATCCCAAGTTAAGTAGATGTTGACAGATTAGGGAAACTACTCTGAATAATCCAAAGAATTTTTGTTTCTAGATTTTTGGGGGGGTAACATCAttatgattggatggcatcaactgTTCTTCATAAGCTTGCAGATCCCTCAACAAATTTTGCTGCCCCTTTATGACTTTGTCAGTGACATATTTCAATTCTAGACTCTTGGCAAAGAGGAGACTTGGGACATGGGCACCGTAGCTTTGTGGAAAGTATTGATAAGAATTTATTGATAATTCATTGatatatttattgatataaaaTGGAAGTGTTTCTtgggtgattttttaaataaagaccaACCAGAAGGAAGCAGAGCATCCTTCCTAATACTCCATGAATTATTGTCCTTCTTCTTCTACAGAGGAAGTGCTGGGTAAAGGATGGCACATGGGTCCACAGACAAGTACCAAGGATGAAAGTTACCATATTCCAATCTTGCAGAGGCACCTATTCAGCCAGACTTAGAAGTAGACAACCAGGAGGTTCTTGGTGTCAGTGGAAAACTCCAAACCTGCATGGGAAATTCCTTGTGGCTACTTTCCTCAGAGCGCCCTTCACATccttgttcctcagactgtagatgagGGGATTAAGCATGGGGGTCACCATTGCATAGAACACAGATACCAGCTTTTCCTGTTCTTTGTAAGACTTTGGTGTCATGTAGGTGACAATTGCTGACCCATAAAAAAGGATGACCACCATGAGATGGGAGCCACAGGTTGAGAATGCCTTGAGCTTGCCCTCAGCTGACCTCATCCTGACCACAGTCACTATGATGCGGCCATAGGATACCAGGATTAGAGAAACCGGTATGAGGAGAATCACAATCCCCATGAGGAAAATGACCATCTCTGAAGTGTGGGTGTCTGTGGATGCCAGGATCAACATTGCAGGGGCCTCACAAAAGAAATGAGCAATATTATTGCTGCCTTGATAGGGCAGTCTTAGTGTGAAGGTGGTGTCCACCACAGACACCAGAATGCCACTGGCCCATGATCCTGCAGCCAGCTGGATGCACACCGTACAAGTCATGGTGCTAGGGTAACGCAGAGGGTTGCAGATAGCCACCTGTCGATCACAGGCCATCACCGCCAACAGGGCACACTGTGTACCCCCGAAAATGAGGAATAGTAGAAGCTGAGCTGCACAGCGTGTGAATGAAATCACTTTCCTTCTGGAGAGCAGATGGGCTAGAGCTTGAGGAACGATGTTGGTAGAGAAACAGAGGTCAGCCAGAGACAGAttgcagagaaaaaaatacatgggtgAGTGAAGCCGAGAGTCAGCCTGAATAAGGAACATGAGAAGCAGATTTCCAAGCACGGTGGCCAGGTAGACACCCAGGAATAAGGTGAAAAGCAGCTCTTGGGTGCGTTGGTCACCAGAGAGTCCCAGAAGGAGGAATTCTGTCACCTGCGTCTGATTTGTCTGTCTCATGGTTTTATCAGTGTGAAGTCACTGTACAGTATATGTAGGTGGGTATAGCCTATAAGATTATACAATTCAGAGCTGGAAGGCTTAGAAATTGCCCCCAATCATACCAACCATTTTAAGAATCCCCTTTATTAGGCTGTTAGAAGATGACTATACTGCTTTTTTGGAATGTTTTCAATGTTGCAAAACTTAATACTTCATAAGATGGTACATTCATTTCTAGTGTCATCTGACAAGCATATGGTAGATCAAAAGAATCATCTTCATCATCTTTTCTATCTGAACATCATACTTCTAATGATAAAAACAATAGATTGAATTCACCTGTAAAGTCAtgaaatttaatttctctttattatcAGCAAAAACATTTGAGTCTTATTTTGCTGTTGTGATACCTCCCCCATCTCATGATGGTGTAGatacttttttttagtttttcaaacaTACAAATCTTCCTATTGtttcttccctgaaaaaaaaaaaactcactcacCAAGGTAtaagaaaaagaaccaaaataccttgtagaattgatatttttccctctgACAAAATAACCTCTTTTGAAAGAGCTAGGAAACCAAGGGATAACTCTGCGTGTGCTATAATCTTTCTGACAATCCTGTCCCCCACTTCAACTGGAGCTCCTGAATAAAAATCTTAGTCATCAGTGAACTTCCAAAACACCATTATAAtgtaatatccattttaagccAGCACCCTGTCTGGTTTTGTTCAGATTAAACAGCACTAATCCACCACTTCCAGTCCATCATCTCTCGCCTATTATTGCATTATCACATCTTGCACTATATTTCTACATTCTCAGAGACTAAAATCTCCTTTGATAACTTGGtctatgtctttttcatttttgtgttcttTAAAAGACATAGCATAGAACTCTATTCAATAAATTATGTTTcatgaagtaaataaaaatgatttgacCACATAGTTTTTAGTCGAGTTGTTTAGAAAGCCTAGAGAGACTTGCAATAATGTGGgaacaataataattttttttgtggAGCTGTTgcaaaatagaaaggaaagaaatttactTAAGACTAAAGTTTAGAACCCTATGCAAGTTTTGGGCTACCAGTCATTTTTGTGTTTGGTAAAGGTgattcaaagtattttaaaaaatatatcacattaaaaataaattgaaaaatacataCATCAAATAGAATACATAAGATTACCAATGAAACAGTTACCAAAatagttttggggaaaaaaactatgTGACATAATAATACGTGTGGCTCTTTAATACATTAAAACTTAGGCAGATCTAATAATCACCTAAGTTTCAAAATGATGAGCTTAAATATGATTTTGAGGTAACTTCAACAActtcaatattattttaaaatacttc
This genomic interval carries:
- the LOC136174740 gene encoding olfactory receptor 10A4 — encoded protein: MMWGNWTVVSEFVLVSFSSLSSQLQALLFLLFLTIYLVTLMGNVLIILVTTADSALQSPMYLFLRNLSFLEIGFNLVIVPKMLGTLIIQNTTISFLGCATQMYFFFFFGAAECCLLATMAYDRYVAICDPLRYPVIMGRRACGQLAAASWFSGFPVATVQTTWIFSFPFCGPNRVNHFFCDSPPVITLVCADTSLFELEALTATVLFILFPFLLILGSYVRILSTIFRMPSAEGKRKAFSTCSSHLLVVSLFYSTAILTYFRPRSSNSPESKKLLSLSYTVVTPMLNPIIYSLRNSEVKAALRRAIRRTLGFQKL
- the LOC136175923 gene encoding olfactory receptor 2D2-like: MRQTNQTQVTEFLLLGLSGDQRTQELLFTLFLGVYLATVLGNLLLMFLIQADSRLHSPMYFFLCNLSLADLCFSTNIVPQALAHLLSRRKVISFTRCAAQLLLFLIFGGTQCALLAVMACDRQVAICNPLRYPSTMTCTVCIQLAAGSWASGILVSVVDTTFTLRLPYQGSNNIAHFFCEAPAMLILASTDTHTSEMVIFLMGIVILLIPVSLILVSYGRIIVTVVRMRSAEGKLKAFSTCGSHLMVVILFYGSAIVTYMTPKSYKEQEKLVSVFYAMVTPMLNPLIYSLRNKDVKGALRKVATRNFPCRFGVFH